GCAGGCGCTTGGGCTTGGCCAGCTGCAATTTGGCCAGTCGCTGGCGGCTGCGCAGGCGGGCGGGAGCGGGGGAGGGTGTGGTTGCCTCCAGGGAGCTCTCCTCGGTGTCCACCTCCTCGGTTTCCGGACTGGGCTCAAAGCTGTCCAACGGTGGCTCCTGCTCCGATGGCAAGGCGTCTGTATCGACGTCCTGAGGGGGTCCGTAGGTCAGGGCAGGCTGTTCGGCGGCAGGTTTCAGTTCCGCAGCCAAAGGATAGGGTGTGGGGGAAGGTGGAGCCACCTCCTGCCTGGCAAATGCCACCGGACGCAGGCGCAAACTCCTCCGGAGTGGAGCCTGTGCCGAGCAAGATGCGGCCCAGATGGCCAGAAGGAGAAGCGAACTGAAAAGCTGATAACGTGCCATGATTGTGGGACTTGCAGTGGTGCTGTGCTGTCGGTCGTATATGGAGCTTCAACTTTTATACCCACAATACAACGGCGGTGGCCCTGCTGATCGGCACTCAGTGGTCACCTATTCTAGCCCGCCCGACAACGCCGTGCATTTTAAGCAGAGCGCCGCGATTTGAAAGCCATCAAAGTGCGTATGTCAAGCAGGCGCCGCTCAGTGGAGTGGAATTTAAAGTGCCATCAAAACTCTAGCACTCGTTGCCCCAGTGGGTATTTGGGTGAACCTTAGGAATACGTATCGTCATCTACTGTAAATTGAAGCTTCGATAAAGACAACATAGATACAGATAGCTCATATAACTTATTACCTAACTTAACttatcaaaatcaattttattatttaggtTGTCTGCCATGTGACTGGGGCATTTTCTCGGAATAAGTTTCAATcttcccatttccattccacTTGCGTATTTTCCACCCAAACATTTTTAGGCTCGATGCATTGCCTATCCGCAGTGGAGGCGAGTTAGGTGTCAAAGGTAAGCACCCACAGCGGGTTGTAATTAACGGCCAATGGTTATGGCTTAGACATGGGCCCTTGACTAAATATTGTCACGTTCGTAGGCCATCGAAAGGGTGTCCCTCGGTGTGCCAAATATGAGTGGCCAAAAACCTGGGGGTATAAAAGGCAGTGGAACTTCGGGTATTGACAACATTCTAAGACTACTTAACAGCAGCTCAACATGGCCTACAAGTTCACCTGCTCTCTGCTCCTGATCGCATCCATTGCTGTCGTTTCCCTGGCGGAACCAGCTACGTTCCGAATCCGATCATCTCGGTTCCAGTTTGCACGGCAGGAGCAGGCTCCACAGGATCAGGCAGCTTCGGCAGATCCCTCAGCTGATATTGCGCCCACTCCGGCCTCAGCTCCTTATCCGCCGGCTGGTGTCACTCCGGAGGTGCCCTTCGACCTGCCTACGGAGACGGAAGCTCAGCCCGATCTGACCTACGGACCCCCAGCTGAGCCGGACAACACATACGGACCTCCGGATAATACTTACGGACCTCCTGCCGAGCCCGATAACACCTATGGACCTCCGGCAGAGGCCCCAGTTGACCAGGCTCCTGTGGATGCCGCGGAGACCGTTCCCGCTAGTCTCATTCAGCCCCGCAATGGACGCCTCCGCACCCGTCGTCCCGTCCCGGAAAAACTTCAAAACGCCCAGATCATTCGTTCCAGACCAGTGCTGGTGTACTCCATCTAAAAGGGTCTACACGAATTTGTTAATATACAAATTGAATCGAACCTATAGGAGACACTCACTGAATTTTGttgctaaataaataatcgaATTGTTGCTCAATAAACTACTCATAAAACAAAGAGTTGGTAAAATCATCCCAAGCTGCATATAAAATGTTACATCTGACGATTGTTGGTTGTAATGACCGAGTGGAATCACAAAAAtcctaaacatttttaattgtgcTTAAGAATTGTTTTCGGGCCAGTCGTAGTATGAAATGAtacaaatatttgctccgctaCCAAAGCAGTATGATTTTCCAGATTTATACATAAGACTATATCCCTAGAAATGATCAAAATCCTAACTAGCGTTCGTGTCGTATGAAAATTTTTGAGTAAACCCAAAGACGTGGAACGCcaaattcattattttttatactttttgaaTCCAAATTTAAAGGTCGAACCACCCCAACGTACATAATTATTCTTTTTGTTTGGGAAATTTTGTACCTAATGCATCTGAATTTAGTTTATGCAAGGCAACCTTAAGGAATCCAGTCATGGATTCCTGGTGGGCATAATCCAGCGTTGCTGAAGCGCAGGTCGCAGACCTTTCAATTCCATCTTCGCAAACGCTCAATGCGCTACCGCTGTGCGTGTAGAGACTGCTACACAGAGGGACACCTCTTGATGGTGGAACAATAGTCCGGATCATCTGGCCGTCGTGGCTGGCAGACACCAAAACTCTGATCAGATGTGTGTCCTCCGCGCCAGCCAATCCGGCTGATGATGTTTTGTTCACGGTGCATCAGCTCCTTGTCCAAGTCTTAAGTGTAAACTGGTTTAGTCTTGCACATAACTCTTTCGAATCGCTGCCGTTCGGCGGGAACTGAATCAATCTTATAAGGATAAATATGAGGCAATAAAAGATTATCACATTACGAGCAGTTTACCAAAAGTTAAAGTGTACTTACATCGGTTGGAGAGTTACCGTCGATGCCCTCAATTTCGTCATTCTAGAAAGCCAGAAACGTTTGCAAGCCAGAAACGTTATTAAGCCACAATTTGACAATTTCTCACTGCCATTATAATTTCTAATGGAAAATACGTAAGgattatatatttcaattgtaataaattagttttttattagCATTCGCTTTTTCAAAAGTAATTTAACCCTTGCAGggggtattatgatttcagtcagaactTTGCAacacagtgaaggagacgtttccttGATCAGCTTCACTAAACGGGTCGATCcggccatgtccgtccgttccTTCGTCTGGCCATCCGAACAACGCAAACTAATCTAATCTAAACTAATCTAATTTTTACAGTGAACGGGTTAAACATTTCccaaaaagtcttctttcttttgcaggtgttttttaaatatatatccttctacgcttgaaaatatcatttttaaattagttctgaattttgaattaaattttattatattattgcaacgcagtgaaggaatgGGGtctatatattcttgatctgcgtcactagacgagtcggtctagccatgtccgtctgtccgtctgtctgtccgtttctatgcaaactagtctctcagttttaaagctatcaggctgaaactttttttctttctattgcaaatagtatacgagtatattgGACATATatcggatcggacaactatatcttatgggtcccataggaactatcggggaaaaaattaaaaaaatatatatctttggtgttttttgacatataacctcctacgcttggaaataacatttttatattgtctttGACTttcgaatgaaattttatcaaaatcggacgactatatcatatggtTGCCAtaaaacgatcggaaaattagtcggaatacatgaacaaatttatatctttcgtgttttttcacataataccatctaagcttggaaataacatttttaagaatttcgaattcaatttaataaaaatcggactactctaataTGTAGATGTCAAAAACATGGTATAAAAAAGAGAatgacataatttttttttttttaatatcactgaagtcagcaacaatccttaaaaattttacatggagttactaaagttgattatttcttataactgcaagggtatacaaacttcggcttgccgaagttaacttcccttcttgtttataattataccccttactcgtagagtaaaactagattcgtcggaaagtatgtaacaggtagaaggatgCGTTTcagaccccataaagtacatatattcttgatcatgaTCACTAGcccagtcgatctagccatgtccgcttgtctgtccgtatgaacgctgagatgtCAGAAACTATGCATGCTTCCTGTGgcgtgccacgcccacaatccggaaaaatctgtagcgcctacattttttatgatagagacacaattttaactgaaatgtgtttgactcatcaatacctatcgactgacctaaaaaaaagtgacacgcccactctaacgcccacaaactgaTTAAACGCTTAAGCCTGCTAAAatcatctactgaaatagccgccctaaaatatcgctttgctgcttatatgaACGAGTATATCTCCATTCCTCTTTTGCTCCcctaagctgagtaacggctTGAacatagcgttcttccttgtttagTTATACAGTGATAGTCTTTACCTattaaaaggtaaaaatattcttaaataaaatacttgtaatatgtatttcattttttaaaaaaataaagtttattattttttatacctttgttttatattttcattgaCCCTGATACTAGCTACGAATACGTTCGCCTATGGGCGGGACGTGGGTCTTCAGGTGCGTGCTAATTGGATTTCTTCATAGCCTATTTTCCTTCACATGAATACAAAATTCATCTATCGAAATATGAACTACCAAGAACCCAAGatccaaaaacaaacaatctCAATTGTTCAAAGCGACCCCAAAGCCCAAGTGAAGTGCTAATGAATGATCCCATAGAGGGGAAGGGGAATTATATTCGAAATCATAGCATTGGCCACTTAATTTCGAAAAAAGGTCACGTATCGTGTATTAAGCTGAAGTCAGCGATCAGCGGTCAGCGCAACATAATCAAAGCTTTACCGGGAACAAGAGCCTGAAAACTGAAAGTGACGAGCATAAATTATAGCAAAACTCGATCCGGTATCTCGGGACTATAAATAGGCCCAGACGGATTGGGAAATCAGAACAGAAGCCCTTTAACCGCGAAAATGTTCAAAGCCAGCTCCACACCAACTGTTATTCTTGTCCTAAGCCTGATGGCTCTGGGTTCGGCAGAGCCGCTCCGTCGGAGATTATCCGCCAGGCAGGAACAGACTCCGCCCAGTCCTTCGCCCACTGGTTATCCAGAGGCAGGAGTCACACCGAGCGTTCCCTTCGATCTGCCCAGCTCGACAGTCGAGCCGGAGAACACTTACTTGCCACCGGATAATACTTATGGACCTCCAGATAACACATACGGACAACCAGATAACACTTATGGACCTCCAGAGGATGATTTATCGCCGGTAGCTGATACCGAATCGCAGCCGCAGCCCGAAAACCCCAGTCCCGAGACCGATGATATTCCAGAAACTGAGGACGAGTCGGTGGACGGTCCCAAATTGCAACCCGCTGATGCAGACGCAGAGGAAGATGAGCCGCAGTTGGAGGTGGCTGAGGATGGCACCGTCATCGTCGTGGCTAGCAGTCTCGACCAGCCGCAGCCTGCCCAGTCCTCCCGGCTCTACCAGCGATTCCCTCAGGGACGTCGTTATCAGCAGCCCGTTCCTCAGCGATTGATCCTGCGTCGCAGTTGGTAGACTTTATGGAGGCTGGAATTTACTACTTAGCTGCTATCACACAAAGAAGCTTTTGTGTCCGACAAAATCTTATCCTTTAACTTGTTGCGTGTGTATTTACTTTTTGGACTACATTTTGAAAGATAGAAACTTATtaactaacaaaaaaataaattaaacattaaaaaaataatgtaatattaaaaaaatatgttcgaTATGTTTTCTACCAACAAGgtgtcaaaattattttacaataaaaactaaatactAATAACCAAACAATTTGTCCGAACAAATTTTTAACAAGTTGTATACGGAAACCTTACTGAATTTTCATAATCACCATTTCACCCTTTTTAGTCATCAACGCAATGGGCACGTAGTATTCGACCTGCCTTATAAGTCATCGGCCTCGTGGTTTCTTTGGGCCAATGGATTGGGCAGTCCCCAAGGGCATCCCTAGTGGGTATTTATAGGCGACTCTAAGCCACACCATGCAACAGTTTAGGCTGGCACATCAAAATGTTCGGTTATCCAACTACTTCTTTGGCAAGTCTCACCCTTTGTTCCATTCTTTGCCTGAATG
This window of the Drosophila biarmipes strain raj3 chromosome 3L, RU_DBia_V1.1, whole genome shotgun sequence genome carries:
- the LOC108030934 gene encoding uncharacterized protein LOC108030934 — protein: MAYKFTCSLLLIASIAVVSLAEPATFRIRSSRFQFARQEQAPQDQAASADPSADIAPTPASAPYPPAGVTPEVPFDLPTETEAQPDLTYGPPAEPDNTYGPPDNTYGPPAEPDNTYGPPAEAPVDQAPVDAAETVPASLIQPRNGRLRTRRPVPEKLQNAQIIRSRPVLVYSI
- the LOC108030933 gene encoding uncharacterized protein LOC108030933; amino-acid sequence: MARYQLFSSLLLLAIWAASCSAQAPLRRSLRLRPVAFARQEVAPPSPTPYPLAAELKPAAEQPALTYGPPQDVDTDALPSEQEPPLDSFEPSPETEEVDTEESSLEATTPSPAPARLRSRQRLAKLQLAKPKRLRQRIARLEELPVDEAVAPVVPAPQAPVLTTPQFYYVGAGQQPYYLAYNAAPQQLGW
- the LOC108030925 gene encoding uncharacterized protein LOC108030925; its protein translation is MFKASSTPTVILVLSLMALGSAEPLRRRLSARQEQTPPSPSPTGYPEAGVTPSVPFDLPSSTVEPENTYLPPDNTYGPPDNTYGQPDNTYGPPEDDLSPVADTESQPQPENPSPETDDIPETEDESVDGPKLQPADADAEEDEPQLEVAEDGTVIVVASSLDQPQPAQSSRLYQRFPQGRRYQQPVPQRLILRRSW